The Thermoflavifilum sp. genome contains a region encoding:
- a CDS encoding DEAD/DEAH box helicase — translation MQTENSFQALGISEPLLAGVRDMGFEHPTPVQQQAIPRLIAQQSDTIVLAQTGTGKTAAFGLPLLQHIDLSQRHIQALILSPTRELALQITHDLREMGKYLNGLHIATVYGGSSIQQQIRQLRQGVQIVVATPGRLMDLMQRQVVQLQSVRWVILDEADEMLNMGFREDIHFILQHATHRQCCWLFSATMPAEIRQIIRQFMHEPAEIVVGAKNTVASGISHEYYVTHAQHKFETLRRLIDFHPELYGIVFTRTKAEAQEISDRLMKMGYEAEALHGDLSQAQRDRVMERFRAKAIRILLATDVAARGIDVENISHVIHFGLPDDLESYTHRSGRTARAGRTGTSISIIHMHEMEKLRRLEKILHIRFVRRSIPTGQQICEKQLYHYFEQLKQIDLSQIDIQIYLQTIQSSLDELRREELIERIAAYEFQHLLKHYAQARDLNVPLPEARPAYRAMNRKELSAVDHDTQGEWIRFRLNVGRNHGLYKASLLQWLLDHTRLPKSAIGKLIILDTYSLIELDAKADLQSLQRLQGTRPTGLHTDAPVDILLTRRLPRNQTRFAGQDR, via the coding sequence ATGCAAACAGAAAATTCATTTCAAGCATTAGGAATCAGTGAACCCTTACTGGCTGGAGTTCGCGATATGGGTTTTGAGCACCCCACCCCGGTGCAACAACAGGCCATTCCCCGGCTGATTGCCCAACAATCCGATACCATTGTACTCGCACAAACCGGAACGGGTAAAACAGCAGCATTTGGCTTACCTTTACTTCAACACATTGATTTATCCCAACGCCATATTCAGGCGTTGATTCTTAGTCCTACGCGTGAACTGGCCTTACAGATCACACACGACCTCCGGGAAATGGGTAAATACCTGAACGGCCTGCACATAGCTACTGTATATGGCGGCAGCTCCATACAGCAACAAATCCGACAGTTGCGACAGGGCGTTCAGATTGTGGTGGCCACGCCCGGCAGGCTCATGGACCTCATGCAGCGACAGGTCGTTCAATTGCAAAGCGTGCGATGGGTTATTCTCGACGAAGCCGATGAAATGCTGAACATGGGCTTTCGTGAAGATATCCATTTCATTTTGCAACATGCCACCCATCGGCAATGCTGCTGGCTTTTTTCCGCAACAATGCCAGCAGAAATCCGACAAATCATCCGCCAGTTTATGCACGAACCTGCGGAAATCGTTGTGGGAGCAAAAAATACAGTAGCATCGGGCATTAGCCATGAATATTATGTTACACACGCGCAACATAAATTTGAAACCCTGCGCAGACTTATTGATTTTCATCCGGAACTCTATGGTATCGTATTTACCCGTACCAAGGCTGAAGCTCAGGAAATCTCCGATCGCCTGATGAAAATGGGCTATGAAGCCGAGGCTTTACACGGAGATCTCTCACAGGCTCAGCGCGACAGGGTGATGGAACGGTTTCGGGCAAAGGCAATCCGCATCTTGCTGGCTACTGATGTAGCTGCCCGTGGCATCGACGTGGAAAATATCAGCCATGTTATTCATTTTGGACTGCCAGATGATCTGGAATCCTACACCCATCGCAGTGGCCGTACAGCACGCGCCGGACGTACCGGCACTTCCATTTCCATTATCCACATGCATGAAATGGAAAAACTCAGACGACTGGAAAAAATATTGCATATCCGTTTCGTGCGCCGCTCCATACCCACCGGCCAACAAATCTGTGAAAAACAATTGTACCATTATTTTGAACAACTCAAACAGATCGATCTTTCCCAAATCGATATTCAGATTTATTTGCAAACCATTCAGTCGTCACTCGACGAGCTGAGGAGGGAAGAACTGATTGAAAGAATTGCCGCGTACGAGTTTCAACACCTGCTTAAACATTATGCACAGGCCAGAGACTTGAATGTACCCTTGCCTGAAGCTCGCCCCGCTTATCGTGCAATGAATAGAAAAGAATTGTCTGCTGTCGATCACGACACCCAGGGTGAATGGATTCGTTTTCGCCTCAACGTGGGAAGAAACCACGGTCTGTACAAAGCTTCTCTGCTTCAGTGGTTACTCGATCACACGCGCCTGCCCAAATCGGCCATAGGTAAGCTGATTATCCTGGATACGTACAGTTTGATTGAACTGGATGCAAAGGCCGACCTGCAATCCCTGCAACGGCTCCAGGGCACCCGCCCAACCGGTTTACACACCGATGCACCCGTCGATATTTTGTTGACCAGGCGTTTGCCACGCAACCAAACCCGCTTTGCGGGTCAGGATCGATAA